One window from the genome of Planctomycetota bacterium encodes:
- a CDS encoding prepilin-type N-terminal cleavage/methylation domain-containing protein gives MNNTSPHRDVHLAAGRAPGGSLHTRCGERPAAKWRTRRRHGFTLIELLVVLAILTALMAILMPSLARGRYLAKVVRCQANYRQWGVACIGYATDNLSWLPQFGPGQSTGHNTWDVGNGLLPALIPYGLTWDKGHGAWYCPLRSAASQNAADQNAALLSMQWTGGTFTIIPHNWWVPRKDTSNFWYPSTMTDPQGFFTKITDGKPPDRPLVSDLLNATLAAGANDPNAWSNGHAWNKQVESTSLLYIDGHVALHFQPEIKVRWQGNWDNLY, from the coding sequence ATGAACAACACATCCCCACATCGTGACGTGCATTTAGCGGCGGGGCGTGCCCCGGGGGGCTCGTTGCACACGCGGTGCGGGGAACGCCCCGCCGCTAAATGGCGCACCCGACGCCGACATGGTTTCACCCTCATCGAACTGCTCGTCGTGCTGGCGATCCTCACGGCGCTGATGGCGATTTTGATGCCGTCGCTGGCGCGGGGGCGGTATCTGGCCAAGGTGGTGCGGTGCCAGGCGAACTACCGGCAATGGGGCGTGGCGTGCATCGGATATGCGACGGACAATCTGAGCTGGCTCCCGCAGTTCGGCCCGGGCCAGAGCACGGGGCATAACACGTGGGACGTGGGCAACGGCCTGCTGCCCGCGCTCATCCCGTACGGCCTGACCTGGGACAAGGGCCATGGCGCGTGGTACTGCCCGCTGCGGAGCGCCGCTTCGCAGAACGCCGCCGATCAGAACGCGGCGCTCTTGTCGATGCAATGGACCGGCGGGACGTTCACGATCATCCCGCACAACTGGTGGGTCCCCCGCAAGGACACGAGCAACTTCTGGTACCCGAGCACCATGACCGACCCGCAGGGCTTCTTCACCAAAATCACCGACGGCAAACCCCCCGACCGCCCCCTCGTCAGCGACCTCCTCAACGCCACCCTCGCCGCCGGCGCCAACGACCCCAACGCCTGGTCCAACGGCCACGCCTGGAACAAGCAAGTCGAATCCACCTCCCTCCTCTACATCGACGGCCACGTCGCCCTCCACTTCCAACCCGAAATCAAAGTCCGCTGGCAGGGCAATTGGGATAATCTGTATTGA
- a CDS encoding transposase: protein MPEYRRWRQVGGTYFFTVNLKDRRKRWLVEHIKHLRRAFGTVREARPFKIDAAVVLPEHLHMIWTLPAGDDDFSTRWRLVKSRFARRIGRASHRRPSQIAKHESGVWQRRFYEHLIRDEDDFAAHVDYIHYNPVKHGHVNRPIDWPYSSLHLFVRSGIFDADWGTSGIETKLEVE from the coding sequence ATGCCCGAATATCGTCGTTGGCGACAAGTCGGCGGAACTTACTTTTTCACCGTCAATCTCAAAGATCGACGCAAGCGATGGCTCGTCGAACATATCAAACATCTCCGCCGCGCGTTCGGGACGGTGCGGGAAGCGCGGCCTTTTAAGATCGACGCGGCCGTCGTGCTGCCGGAGCACTTGCACATGATCTGGACCCTGCCCGCCGGCGATGACGACTTTTCAACGCGCTGGCGTCTCGTCAAGTCGCGCTTCGCTCGGCGCATCGGCCGCGCATCGCATCGCCGGCCGAGCCAGATCGCCAAACATGAAAGCGGCGTGTGGCAGCGCCGGTTTTATGAACATCTCATCCGCGATGAGGACGATTTCGCCGCCCATGTTGACTACATTCATTACAACCCGGTCAAGCACGGGCACGTGAACCGCCCGATCGATTGGCCGTATTCGTCGCTGCATCTGTTCGTCCGCAGCGGGATCTTCGATGCGGATTGGGGCACGAGTGGGATTGAAACAAAATTGGAGGTTGAATGA
- a CDS encoding FAD:protein FMN transferase, translated as MDNLTIITRVAPDGFIFGGLFEGTGMSRLGVIFVGAWMLASLGACSADLQRYEYTHPQMGTLFRVVFYDSNVTHANKAAAAAFDRIDDLNNILSDYAPGSELSRLSATAGSDHWVPVSQDLWNVLSVSQQVAYRSGGAFDVSVGPVIRLWRQARIAGRLPDPPRLEAAMAAVGWQKVKLDPQRRSVQLAVPHMRLDLGGIAKGYALAQSMKVLSDRGITRAMIVGGGSVYVTDPPPHRNGWRIALMPIPQLTKPVEDTGADAKPESHDDIPYLLAANTSVATSGDAFQHIDIDGVRYSHIVDPHTGLGLTTQTGVTVICPDPTLADAMSTALSVLPLDRALQLADDTPALAALIITHTDQGDTTHTSTRYLNLPLDTLPTP; from the coding sequence ATGGACAACTTGACTATTATTACCCGTGTTGCACCGGACGGGTTCATTTTCGGCGGTCTTTTTGAAGGTACGGGTATGAGCAGGTTGGGCGTGATCTTCGTTGGGGCATGGATGCTCGCATCACTGGGGGCCTGCTCGGCCGACCTGCAGCGGTACGAGTATACCCATCCGCAGATGGGCACGCTTTTCCGGGTCGTATTCTATGACTCGAACGTGACGCACGCCAACAAGGCCGCCGCCGCCGCCTTCGACCGCATCGACGACCTCAACAACATCCTCAGCGACTACGCCCCCGGCAGCGAACTGTCCCGCCTCTCCGCCACCGCCGGTTCGGATCATTGGGTCCCCGTCTCGCAGGATTTGTGGAATGTGCTGAGCGTCTCGCAGCAGGTCGCCTACCGCTCCGGCGGGGCGTTCGACGTCTCCGTCGGACCCGTGATTCGACTCTGGCGTCAGGCCCGCATCGCCGGTCGCCTGCCTGATCCGCCGCGGCTGGAAGCAGCGATGGCCGCCGTCGGTTGGCAAAAGGTCAAGCTCGATCCGCAACGCCGATCCGTCCAGCTCGCCGTCCCGCACATGCGACTCGACCTCGGCGGCATCGCCAAGGGCTACGCCCTCGCTCAATCCATGAAAGTCCTCTCAGACAGGGGCATCACCCGCGCCATGATCGTCGGCGGCGGAAGCGTCTACGTCACCGATCCGCCCCCGCATCGCAACGGCTGGCGCATCGCCCTCATGCCCATCCCCCAACTCACCAAACCCGTCGAAGACACGGGTGCCGACGCCAAACCCGAATCGCATGACGACATCCCCTACCTCCTCGCCGCAAACACCTCCGTCGCAACCTCCGGCGACGCCTTCCAGCACATCGACATCGACGGCGTCCGATACTCCCACATCGTCGATCCCCACACCGGCCTCGGCCTGACCACCCAGACCGGCGTCACCGTCATCTGCCCCGACCCCACCCTCGCCGACGCCATGTCCACCGCGCTCTCCGTCCTCCCCCTCGACCGCGCCCTCCAGCTCGCCGACGACACCCCCGCCCTCGCCGCCCTCATCATCACCCACACCGACCAGGGCGACACAACCCACACCTCCACCCGCTACCTCAACCTCCCCCTCGACACCCTCCCCACCCCCTGA
- a CDS encoding SUMF1/EgtB/PvdO family nonheme iron enzyme gives MKGSCMPQSRLTKSMTLCLFALALAAAAQADDAKPYVEKVPGTTAEFPMTPIPGGTFKIGSPDDEKDRKEDEGPQVEIQVEPFWMATHEITWDTYDEYLKQYNVEKEKPFHKLEGQELVDAVSIPTPQYEEGIDIVVRMGRSGGYPAVDMSHLGARMFCKWLTKKTGHFYRLPTEAEWEYACRAGTTTAYNFGDPDEEKLKENAVYIDNSEKEDGNGAYRKVGTKKPNAWGLYDMHGNVAEWCLDQYDPKHYAQFAGKGPVKAADFINWPKTEYPCVIRGGSWNDFPDLCRSATRFHSTVDLNARDPQVPMSVWWHTEGFWVGFRVVRPAVEPSPEEQNKYWEPADDYVKGLMLKQGDKQIRAIMK, from the coding sequence ATGAAAGGATCGTGCATGCCCCAATCCCGCCTGACGAAGTCGATGACGCTCTGCCTGTTCGCCCTCGCCCTCGCCGCCGCCGCGCAGGCGGACGATGCCAAGCCCTACGTTGAAAAAGTCCCGGGCACCACGGCCGAGTTTCCGATGACCCCCATCCCCGGCGGGACGTTCAAGATCGGCTCGCCGGACGATGAGAAGGACCGCAAGGAGGACGAAGGTCCGCAGGTCGAGATTCAGGTCGAGCCGTTCTGGATGGCCACGCACGAGATTACCTGGGACACGTACGACGAATACCTCAAGCAGTACAACGTCGAAAAGGAAAAGCCGTTCCACAAGCTCGAAGGCCAGGAGCTTGTCGACGCGGTGAGCATCCCCACGCCGCAGTATGAGGAAGGCATCGACATCGTGGTGCGGATGGGCCGCAGCGGCGGGTATCCGGCGGTGGACATGTCGCACCTGGGGGCGCGGATGTTCTGCAAATGGCTCACCAAGAAGACGGGTCATTTTTACCGACTGCCGACGGAGGCGGAATGGGAATACGCCTGCCGCGCCGGCACGACGACGGCGTACAACTTCGGCGACCCCGATGAGGAAAAGCTCAAGGAGAACGCGGTCTACATCGACAACTCCGAAAAGGAAGACGGCAACGGCGCCTACCGCAAGGTCGGGACGAAGAAGCCCAATGCGTGGGGCCTCTACGACATGCACGGCAACGTGGCCGAGTGGTGCCTCGATCAGTATGACCCCAAGCACTACGCCCAGTTCGCCGGCAAGGGTCCGGTCAAGGCGGCGGATTTCATCAACTGGCCCAAAACCGAATACCCCTGCGTGATCCGCGGCGGGTCGTGGAACGATTTTCCCGATCTGTGCCGCTCGGCCACGCGGTTCCATTCCACCGTCGATCTGAACGCGCGCGACCCGCAGGTGCCCATGAGCGTGTGGTGGCACACGGAGGGCTTCTGGGTGGGCTTCCGCGTCGTGCGCCCGGCGGTCGAACCCTCGCCCGAAGAGCAGAACAAGTATTGGGAGCCCGCCGACGACTACGTCAAGGGCCTGATGCTCAAACAGGGCGACAAGCAGATTCGCGCGATCATGAAGTGA
- a CDS encoding SUMF1/EgtB/PvdO family nonheme iron enzyme, with protein sequence MLVMKTSWIVAMAMWVGCAAMTWADGGDASAPEQMKPYEQKMPDASVSFRMTPIPGGSYTMGSPEAEEKRGDDEGPQIEVKIEPFWMGVCEVTWDEYDQFLEQYSPAKDAGAQPIPPERQVDAVSLPTPPYELAISILQEMGRKGGYPAADMTQLAAKQYTKWLSKKTGRFYRLPTEAEWEYACRAGTTTAYSFGDDPAQLKDYGWDWDNSGEKYHKVGQLKPNPWGLYDMHGNVAEWCLDQYVPDHYAKFAGKGAVAEKDLIAWPTEEYPRVVRGGSWYQDPDKLRSAARTHSEKDWKVQDPQRPKSIWHHTDAFWVGFRLVRPLTVPSPEEQQKYWEPDTEDLKQLMLRKGDKEIRVLIEK encoded by the coding sequence ATGCTGGTGATGAAGACAAGCTGGATCGTCGCGATGGCGATGTGGGTGGGCTGCGCCGCGATGACGTGGGCGGACGGCGGTGATGCGAGCGCGCCCGAGCAGATGAAGCCGTATGAACAGAAGATGCCCGACGCGTCGGTGAGTTTCAGGATGACGCCGATTCCGGGCGGCTCGTACACGATGGGCTCCCCGGAGGCGGAGGAGAAGCGCGGCGACGACGAAGGGCCGCAGATCGAAGTGAAGATCGAGCCGTTCTGGATGGGCGTGTGCGAAGTGACCTGGGACGAGTACGATCAGTTCCTTGAGCAGTACAGCCCGGCGAAGGATGCGGGGGCGCAGCCGATTCCGCCCGAACGTCAGGTGGATGCGGTAAGTCTGCCGACGCCGCCGTATGAGCTGGCGATTTCGATCCTGCAGGAGATGGGCCGCAAGGGCGGGTATCCCGCGGCGGACATGACCCAGCTCGCCGCCAAGCAGTACACCAAGTGGCTTTCCAAAAAGACCGGCCGCTTCTACCGCCTGCCGACCGAAGCGGAGTGGGAATACGCCTGCCGCGCCGGCACGACAACCGCGTACAGCTTCGGCGACGACCCCGCCCAGCTCAAGGACTACGGGTGGGACTGGGACAACTCCGGCGAAAAGTATCACAAGGTCGGGCAGCTCAAGCCCAATCCGTGGGGCCTGTATGACATGCACGGCAACGTGGCGGAGTGGTGCCTCGATCAGTATGTGCCCGATCACTACGCCAAGTTCGCCGGCAAAGGGGCGGTCGCTGAGAAGGATCTGATCGCCTGGCCCACCGAGGAGTATCCGCGCGTGGTGCGCGGCGGATCGTGGTATCAGGACCCTGACAAGCTGCGCTCCGCCGCCCGCACCCACTCGGAAAAGGACTGGAAGGTGCAGGACCCGCAGCGGCCCAAGAGCATCTGGCACCATACCGACGCCTTCTGGGTCGGCTTCCGCCTCGTGCGCCCGCTGACCGTGCCCAGCCCCGAGGAGCAGCAGAAGTATTGGGAGCCCGATACGGAGGACCTCAAACAGCTCATGCTCCGCAAAGGCGACAAGGAAATCCGCGTGCTGATTGAAAAATGA
- a CDS encoding twin-arginine translocation signal domain-containing protein, translated as MSDKSPPRQSSRRSFIKQSTATVAGASLAASIASRAHAASTDEIKCALIGCGGRGTGAVTQFLSTTNGPIRLYAMADAYKDRLEDSLNNIQRGAKGYPETSKVDVPEERRFVGLDAYKKAIDCGVDMVILTTPPGFRPLQFEYAVKQGKNIFSEKPVATDAPGIRRFLAAVQEAKKKNLKVGIGLQRHHQASYIETIKRLQDGAIGDINFMRAYWDGGGVWVRPRQPGMTEMQYQVLNWYYFTWMCGDHIVEQHIHNIDVCNWLKGTHPIAAQGQGGRQVRTAKEYGQIFDHHSIEFTYADGSTMISQCRHIKDCYNSVSEHAHGSKGYCNISGAVIEPKEGEKWRFRGSNPNPYQVEHDDLQNAIRNNLDYNEGEYGAMSTMTAIYGRMASYSGKLIRWDDAFNSKLSLAPGIDDYTWDTAAPVQPDADGFYPVPMPGSTQSY; from the coding sequence ATGAGTGACAAGAGCCCCCCCCGCCAAAGCTCTCGCCGGTCGTTCATCAAGCAATCGACCGCGACGGTCGCCGGCGCATCCCTCGCCGCGTCGATCGCCTCGCGGGCCCACGCCGCCTCGACCGACGAGATCAAGTGCGCCCTGATCGGCTGCGGCGGTCGCGGCACCGGCGCCGTCACGCAGTTCCTGTCCACGACCAATGGCCCGATCCGCCTCTACGCCATGGCTGACGCCTACAAGGATCGCCTTGAGGACAGTCTCAACAACATCCAGCGCGGCGCCAAGGGCTATCCCGAAACCTCCAAGGTCGACGTCCCCGAGGAACGCCGATTCGTCGGCCTTGACGCCTACAAGAAAGCCATTGACTGCGGCGTCGACATGGTCATCCTGACCACCCCCCCCGGCTTCCGCCCCCTTCAGTTCGAATACGCGGTCAAGCAGGGCAAGAACATCTTCTCCGAAAAGCCCGTCGCCACCGACGCGCCCGGCATTCGCCGCTTCCTCGCGGCCGTGCAGGAAGCCAAGAAAAAGAACCTCAAGGTCGGCATCGGCCTTCAGCGCCATCACCAGGCCAGCTACATCGAAACGATCAAGCGCCTTCAGGACGGCGCGATCGGCGACATCAACTTCATGCGCGCTTACTGGGACGGCGGCGGCGTCTGGGTCCGCCCGCGCCAGCCGGGCATGACCGAAATGCAGTACCAGGTCCTCAACTGGTACTACTTCACCTGGATGTGCGGCGACCATATCGTCGAGCAGCACATTCACAACATCGACGTCTGCAACTGGCTCAAGGGCACCCACCCCATCGCCGCGCAGGGTCAGGGCGGCCGCCAGGTCCGCACCGCCAAGGAATATGGCCAGATCTTCGATCACCACTCGATCGAATTCACCTACGCCGACGGGTCGACGATGATCAGCCAGTGCCGGCACATCAAGGACTGCTACAACAGCGTGTCCGAACATGCGCACGGGTCCAAGGGTTACTGCAACATCTCCGGCGCCGTGATCGAGCCCAAGGAAGGCGAGAAGTGGCGCTTCCGCGGGTCCAACCCCAATCCCTACCAGGTCGAACACGATGACCTGCAGAACGCCATCCGCAACAACCTCGATTACAACGAGGGCGAATACGGCGCGATGAGCACCATGACCGCCATCTACGGCCGCATGGCCTCGTACTCGGGCAAGCTCATCCGATGGGACGATGCGTTCAACTCCAAGCTGTCGCTGGCCCCCGGCATCGACGACTACACATGGGACACCGCCGCGCCGGTTCAGCCCGACGCCGACGGGTTCTACCCCGTGCCGATGCCCGGCTCCACGCAGTCGTACTGA
- a CDS encoding PEP-CTERM sorting domain-containing protein yields the protein MRLSKVMSWRNRINRKSPLAALTFAGLSLAATASAARADLLAYWNFNTGFNSANVNTANNAWALATPIAANAGSGSGSISLASWTGTTDAFNGDTTNALFGDAAGATLSLESSAGNNSWIDVSLSTTGYENIILTLAGRGTSTGFSTGTWSWSTDGSTFTTLVGTNTATTGSSFSLKTADFSAISGVNNAASLTLRYTLSGATSTSGNNRIDNVQINGTALAAAPTVFTFDADTGTAGAQDGDGVWANGDNHWQAAGAQQTWSNATPDSAIFGSGLGGNGGAGATVTVSSPVTVKDVTFDAASTDNYTITGSQVNLTGNIDDNKTAAINSDIKFGGSNIVDVASGQVLTLGGKFMEDSGGSGAFKVQGAGRVVVTGDSSSTGFSGVITLTNPVTFEVAAGGNTGFAAVNSTSGSNAVYSGDGTYGGGINIFNGTIEGNATIGTDLGGGITLGDAIISGTITPGYAAGDTSGQITAVANMKLFSTTYKWNLTALKDDATGIAGADWDLIKVNGDLYDGASGAGTSAFSLDISLDIDPTMADSFWSSNHSWLIADAATNGATSGKQVNFSTLVGSPTGFSTHLDAGGDIFLDFTAGVVTPSGTGDIAITEFMANPHAGGDSDLEWVELYNYDSTSINLDGWRLKDDDTNNSLLPSFDLAPGEFLILARNKTAFEAAWLAGVANDHVIDLSSLELANGNDELVLVDANGDVVWRLAYNGGIADGFSVYLADTDFAHTNYGTKTGNVINTNGTDPETGTIGYESNATRMDGSGFYSGDPNMLGPDFGSPFALSTAPIAVPEPSTFGLLTIGAMTLIRRRKR from the coding sequence ATGAGATTGTCCAAGGTGATGTCGTGGAGAAATCGTATTAACCGCAAGAGCCCCTTGGCCGCGCTGACCTTCGCCGGCCTGTCGCTCGCCGCCACCGCCTCCGCCGCCCGCGCGGATCTTTTGGCGTACTGGAACTTCAACACCGGGTTCAATTCCGCCAACGTCAACACGGCGAACAATGCCTGGGCGCTGGCCACACCCATTGCCGCCAACGCCGGTTCGGGCTCCGGCAGCATCAGTCTCGCGAGTTGGACCGGCACGACCGACGCTTTCAATGGCGACACGACCAACGCGCTCTTCGGCGATGCCGCCGGCGCGACCCTGTCCCTCGAAAGCAGCGCGGGCAACAACTCGTGGATCGACGTCAGTCTCTCGACGACCGGATACGAGAACATCATCCTGACCCTCGCCGGCCGCGGCACCAGCACGGGGTTCAGCACCGGCACATGGTCTTGGTCGACGGACGGCTCGACGTTCACCACACTCGTCGGCACCAACACCGCCACCACCGGCTCGAGCTTCAGTCTCAAAACCGCGGATTTCTCGGCCATTTCCGGCGTGAACAACGCGGCATCCCTGACGCTCCGATACACCCTCAGCGGCGCGACCAGCACCAGCGGCAACAACCGCATCGACAACGTGCAGATCAACGGCACCGCGCTCGCCGCCGCCCCCACTGTCTTCACCTTTGACGCCGACACCGGCACCGCCGGGGCGCAGGACGGCGACGGCGTATGGGCCAACGGCGACAATCACTGGCAGGCCGCAGGGGCGCAGCAGACCTGGTCCAACGCCACCCCCGACAGCGCGATCTTCGGCTCCGGTCTGGGCGGCAACGGCGGAGCCGGTGCGACCGTCACCGTCTCCAGCCCCGTGACCGTCAAGGACGTCACCTTCGACGCCGCCTCGACCGACAATTACACGATCACCGGTTCGCAGGTGAACCTGACCGGCAACATCGATGACAACAAGACCGCCGCCATCAACAGCGATATCAAGTTCGGCGGATCGAACATCGTCGACGTCGCTTCGGGTCAGGTCCTGACGCTCGGCGGCAAGTTCATGGAAGACAGCGGCGGCTCCGGCGCGTTCAAAGTCCAGGGCGCCGGACGCGTCGTCGTCACCGGCGACAGCTCCAGCACCGGGTTCTCCGGCGTGATCACGCTCACCAACCCCGTCACCTTCGAAGTCGCCGCCGGCGGCAACACCGGCTTCGCGGCCGTCAACTCCACCAGCGGATCCAACGCCGTCTACTCCGGCGACGGCACCTACGGCGGCGGCATCAACATCTTCAACGGCACCATCGAAGGCAACGCCACCATCGGCACTGACCTGGGCGGCGGCATCACCCTCGGTGACGCCATCATCAGCGGCACCATCACCCCCGGCTACGCCGCCGGCGACACCTCCGGCCAGATCACCGCCGTCGCCAACATGAAGCTCTTCTCCACGACCTACAAGTGGAACCTGACCGCCCTCAAGGACGACGCCACCGGCATCGCCGGGGCGGACTGGGACCTGATCAAGGTCAACGGCGACCTCTACGACGGCGCCAGCGGCGCGGGCACGTCCGCCTTTTCGCTGGACATCTCCCTTGATATCGATCCGACCATGGCCGACTCTTTCTGGAGTTCCAACCATAGCTGGCTCATCGCCGACGCCGCCACCAACGGCGCCACCAGCGGCAAGCAGGTCAACTTCTCGACGCTCGTCGGCTCGCCCACCGGGTTCTCGACGCATCTGGACGCCGGCGGCGACATCTTCCTCGACTTCACCGCGGGCGTCGTGACCCCCTCGGGCACCGGCGACATCGCCATCACCGAGTTCATGGCCAACCCCCATGCCGGCGGCGACTCGGACCTGGAATGGGTCGAACTCTACAACTACGACTCGACGAGCATCAACCTCGACGGATGGCGCCTCAAGGACGATGACACCAACAACTCCCTCCTGCCGTCGTTCGACCTGGCTCCGGGTGAATTCCTCATCCTTGCCCGCAACAAGACGGCGTTCGAGGCGGCCTGGCTCGCCGGCGTCGCCAATGACCACGTCATCGATCTGTCGAGTCTGGAACTGGCCAATGGCAATGACGAACTCGTGCTCGTCGACGCCAACGGCGACGTCGTCTGGCGACTGGCCTACAACGGCGGCATCGCCGACGGGTTCTCCGTCTATCTCGCCGACACCGACTTCGCGCACACCAACTACGGCACCAAGACCGGCAACGTGATCAACACCAACGGCACCGACCCTGAAACCGGCACGATCGGCTACGAGTCCAACGCCACGCGCATGGACGGCAGCGGATTCTACAGCGGTGATCCGAACATGCTCGGACCCGATTTCGGTAGCCCGTTCGCCCTGTCCACCGCCCCCATCGCCGTGCCCGAACCCTCGACGTTCGGCCTGCTGACCATCGGCGCCATGACCCTGATCCGCCGCCGCAAGCGGTAA
- a CDS encoding prepilin-type N-terminal cleavage/methylation domain-containing protein — MKNRNGFTLVELLVVVAIIALLISILLPSLSRARAVAQQVACLATLRGAGQCMVTYTIEHKDWLAGPNTSGAFITSGTSTYPTQYDGKKSPTYNMDWVSPTMGDALGLPENRDERIKAIFNNAFTCASNKEDWDASYNGSYTPITGLRVASYSAMNGFHITKDSKPTAFDAGYANYLPRVPAAYVPKLGAVGRAANKVYAMDGARYVQYGNGVISYNTFVWQNDGGNFMNFSPAVPKLNSDGDPYKRVTDTGPLTDTAERFAYRHVNSSINGVYFDGHAANIEEKDSRDPAMYWPSKSRVILTNAFYSTQYAIGATLP, encoded by the coding sequence ATGAAGAACCGGAACGGATTCACCCTCGTCGAACTGCTCGTGGTCGTGGCGATCATCGCCCTGCTCATCAGCATCCTGCTCCCCTCGCTCTCGCGCGCCCGTGCCGTCGCGCAGCAGGTCGCCTGCCTCGCCACCCTGCGCGGGGCCGGTCAGTGCATGGTCACCTATACCATCGAACACAAGGACTGGCTCGCCGGCCCCAACACCTCCGGCGCGTTCATCACCAGCGGCACCTCGACCTACCCCACGCAGTACGACGGCAAAAAGTCCCCGACGTACAACATGGACTGGGTCTCGCCCACCATGGGCGACGCGCTGGGCCTGCCCGAAAATCGCGATGAACGCATCAAGGCCATCTTCAACAACGCCTTCACCTGCGCCTCCAACAAGGAAGACTGGGACGCCAGCTACAACGGCTCGTACACCCCCATCACCGGCCTGCGCGTCGCCAGCTACTCGGCCATGAACGGGTTCCACATCACCAAGGACTCCAAGCCGACCGCCTTTGACGCCGGCTACGCCAACTACCTGCCGCGCGTCCCCGCCGCCTATGTGCCCAAACTCGGCGCCGTCGGACGGGCCGCAAACAAGGTCTACGCCATGGACGGCGCCCGATATGTCCAGTACGGCAACGGCGTCATCAGCTACAACACTTTCGTCTGGCAGAACGACGGCGGAAACTTCATGAACTTCTCCCCCGCCGTCCCCAAACTCAACAGCGACGGCGACCCCTACAAGCGCGTCACCGACACCGGCCCGCTCACCGACACCGCCGAGCGTTTCGCCTATCGCCACGTCAACAGCTCGATTAACGGCGTGTACTTCGACGGCCACGCCGCCAATATCGAAGAAAAGGACTCGCGCGATCCGGCCATGTACTGGCCCTCCAAGTCGCGCGTCATCCTCACCAACGCCTTCTACAGCACCCAGTACGCCATCGGCGCCACCCTGCCCTGA
- a CDS encoding methyltransferase domain-containing protein → MSKLEPNFGDVQAHYDLSDDFFTLFLDPSMTYSCAYFEREDMTLAEAQRAKIELSLGKCDLKPGMRLLDIGCGWGATARRAVEMYDVNAIGLTLSRNQQRTATERAKAAGLANVEYRLMGWEEFHEPVDRIVSIGAFEHFRLARFGAFFAKCRDLLNGAASPPGRMMLHTIVYGTEQTLEPGQTLMTHEHVLFAKFIQKEIFPGGQLTRASVIEQYAREAGFEVQRVHSLRLHYARTLTCWAENLAARKADAIALTSEEVYERYMKYLTGCAHYFRTGHLDVCQFTLIAPVPGS, encoded by the coding sequence ATGTCGAAACTCGAGCCGAATTTTGGGGATGTGCAGGCGCATTACGATCTGTCGGATGACTTTTTCACGCTGTTTCTCGATCCGTCGATGACCTATAGCTGCGCGTACTTTGAGCGCGAGGACATGACGCTGGCGGAGGCGCAGCGGGCGAAGATCGAGTTGTCATTGGGCAAGTGCGACCTGAAGCCGGGCATGCGGCTTCTGGACATCGGCTGCGGCTGGGGCGCGACGGCGCGCCGGGCGGTGGAGATGTACGATGTCAACGCCATCGGCCTGACGCTCAGCCGCAATCAGCAGCGCACCGCGACCGAGCGCGCCAAGGCGGCGGGGCTCGCGAACGTCGAGTACCGGTTGATGGGATGGGAGGAGTTCCATGAGCCGGTGGACCGGATTGTGAGCATCGGGGCGTTTGAGCATTTTCGGCTGGCGCGCTTCGGGGCGTTTTTCGCCAAGTGTCGCGATCTGTTGAACGGAGCTGCGTCGCCGCCGGGAAGGATGATGCTGCACACGATCGTCTACGGTACGGAGCAGACGCTCGAGCCCGGGCAGACGCTCATGACGCACGAACACGTGCTCTTCGCCAAATTCATTCAGAAGGAAATCTTCCCCGGCGGGCAGCTGACGCGCGCTTCCGTCATCGAGCAGTACGCCCGTGAAGCCGGCTTCGAGGTGCAGCGCGTTCACTCCCTGCGTCTACACTACGCGCGCACGTTGACCTGCTGGGCGGAGAATCTCGCCGCGCGGAAAGCGGACGCCATCGCCCTGACGAGCGAGGAAGTCTACGAGCGCTACATGAAATACCTGACCGGCTGCGCGCATTACTTCCGCACGGGTCATCTGGATGTTTGCCAGTTCACGCTGATCGCCCCCGTCCCCGGAAGTTGA